Proteins encoded together in one Labrus bergylta chromosome 20, fLabBer1.1, whole genome shotgun sequence window:
- the plag1 gene encoding zinc finger protein PLAG1, giving the protein MATGTQDHRDHVLEKAKLVPPMGRRKRTEGKPKKNFSCQECQKAFNSLEKLKVHSYSHTGERPYRCSHPDCTKAFVSKYKLLRHMATHSPEKTHKCSYCEKMFHRKDHLKNHLHTHDPYKEAFTCQECGKSYNTKLGFKRHLALHAANSGDLTCQVCLQAFPSTGVLLEHLKTHAGKSSGGTKEKKHRCEHCERRFYTRKDVRRHMVVHTGRKDFLCQYCAQRFGRKDHLTRHVKKSHAKELLRVKTEPADSLEPVVYDLVSGGIKDELPGMVMSRPHQLNMYTGPVLDTESFPTSTHPFPLKYALGSNFTSYTFSSQEREQNLKGELETYLMELQSSMPSSSSAAQEPQLSSKLELDTQVGVLEQASQEVSLSKISTSVAAATAGDSLASSSSLMDFSQLFNFLPLNGPPYNAAGGQGVTYTPSEESTPLVQLPPQPPEGIETAEGSLQGLPSSFISNLSTPTTLPRFHQAFQ; this is encoded by the exons ATGGCCACGGGAACCCAGGACCATCGTGACCACGTCCTGGAGAAAGCCAAGCTTGTGCCACCCATGGGGAGGCGCAAGAGAACAGAGGGAAAGCCGAAGAAGAATTTCTCCTGCCAGGAGTGTCAGAAAGCCTTTAACAGTCTGGAAAAGTTGAAGGTGCATTCGTACTCTCACACAGGAGAAAGACCCTACCGCTGCTCCCACCCCGACTGCACCAAGGCTTTTGTCTCCAAATACAAGCTGCTACG GCATATGGCAACTCACTCGCCAGAAAAAACCCACAAGTGTTCATACTGTGAGAAAATGTTCCACCGCAAGGATCACTTAAAGAatcacctacacactcatgacCCGTATAAGGAGGCATTCACCTGTCAGGAGTGTGGCAAGAGCTACAACACCAAGCTGGGCTTCAAACGCCACCTCGCCCTCCATGCTGCCAACAGTGGAGACCTTACCTGCCAAGTGTGCCTGCAAGCGTTCCCAAGCACCGGCGTTCTACTGGAACACCTCAAAACACACGCTGGTAAATCATCTGGTGGGACCAAAGAGAAAAAGCATCGCTGTGAGCATTGTGAGCGGCGATTTTACACCCGTAAAGATGTGCGACGTCACATGGTGGTGCACACTGGTCGCAAGGACTTCCTTTGTCAGTACTGTGCCCAGCGCTTCGGAAGGAAGGACCATCTGACTCGTCATGTCAAAAAGAGCCACGCCAAGGAGCTGCTAAGGGTAAAAACTGAGCCAGCTGATTCGCTGGAGCCCGTTGTTTATGACTTGGTATCTGGGGGCATCAAGGATGAGCTCCCAGGGATGGTGATGTCCAGGCCACATCAGCTCAACATGTACACAGGCCCCGTCCTGGACACAGAGTCCTTCCCCACCTCAACACACCCTTTTCCTTTAAAGTATGCGCTGGGCTCCAACTTTACCTCATACACCTTCTCCTCACAGGAGcgggagcagaatctaaagggAGAACTGGAGACCTACCTGATGGAGCTGCAGAGCAGCATgccctcctcatcctctgcaGCACAAGAGCCCCAACTCTCCTCCAAACTTGAGTTAGATACTCAAGTGGGTGTACTAGAGCAGGCAAGCCAGGAGGTATCCCTGTCCAAAATATCCACTTCAGTGGCAGCAGCCACTGCAGGAGACTCTCTGGCTTCGTCCTCCTCTCTGATGGACTTCTCACAGCTTTTTAACTTTCTGCCGCTCAACGGGCCTCCATACAACGCAGCAGGGGGGCAAGGTGTCACCTATACACCCAGTGAAGAATCCACACCCCTGGTCCAGCTGCCGCCCCAGCCCCCTGAAGGGATCGAGACTGCAGAGGGTTCTCTTCAAGGACTCCCCTCCTCTTTCATATCCAACCTGAGCACACCTACCACACTGCCCCGCTTCCATCAAGCTTTTCAGTGA